A genomic window from Pseudonocardia broussonetiae includes:
- the pqqA gene encoding pyrroloquinoline quinone precursor peptide PqqA translates to MERLAEWEAPDFDEVGCAPEVTMYIARSED, encoded by the coding sequence ATGGAGCGTCTCGCCGAGTGGGAGGCGCCCGACTTCGACGAAGTCGGGTGTGCGCCCGAGGTGACGATGTACATCGCTCGCTCGGAGGACTGA
- the pqqB gene encoding pyrroloquinoline quinone biosynthesis protein PqqB, which yields MRVRVLGSAAGGGYPQWNCSCPTCRAVREGTRPARARTQSSIAVSPDGERWFLVNASPDVRAQVEAFPRLHPGAGRATPLEAVLLTDAELDHTLGLLLLREGRGIELHATAATHATLTAGTGVLTTLERYCPVGWTPVVPGKEVSLGGISYQAFDAPTGKHDRFGGGTGEGRVVGYRFTDEATGAAAVYLPGVQELTPAVLAELEGVDCLLVDGTCWHDDEMIRLGLAAKTAHGMGHLAVGGPGGSLEQLAGLPIARRIYVHINNTNPMLLEDSPERRHVERCGMEVAHDGLEVEVPAR from the coding sequence ATGCGGGTGCGGGTGCTGGGATCGGCGGCGGGAGGGGGCTACCCGCAGTGGAACTGCAGCTGCCCGACGTGCCGGGCGGTCCGCGAGGGCACCCGGCCGGCCCGGGCGCGCACGCAGTCCTCGATCGCCGTGAGCCCGGACGGCGAGCGGTGGTTCCTGGTCAACGCCTCCCCCGACGTCCGGGCGCAGGTCGAGGCGTTCCCGCGCCTGCACCCCGGCGCCGGCCGGGCCACGCCGCTGGAGGCGGTGCTGCTCACCGACGCCGAGCTCGACCACACCCTGGGGCTGCTCCTGCTGCGGGAGGGACGTGGGATCGAGCTGCACGCCACCGCGGCGACGCACGCGACGCTGACCGCGGGCACCGGCGTGCTGACCACCCTGGAGCGCTACTGCCCCGTCGGGTGGACCCCCGTCGTCCCGGGGAAGGAGGTGTCGCTGGGCGGCATCTCCTACCAGGCGTTCGACGCCCCCACCGGCAAGCACGACCGCTTCGGCGGGGGCACCGGCGAGGGGCGGGTCGTGGGCTACCGGTTCACCGACGAGGCCACCGGGGCCGCGGCGGTCTACCTGCCGGGCGTGCAGGAGCTCACGCCGGCCGTGCTCGCCGAGCTCGAGGGCGTCGACTGCCTGCTCGTCGACGGCACCTGCTGGCACGACGACGAGATGATCCGCCTCGGCCTGGCCGCGAAGACGGCCCACGGCATGGGGCACCTCGCCGTCGGCGGCCCCGGGGGCAGCCTCGAGCAGCTGGCCGGGCTGCCGATCGCCCGCCGGATCTACGTCCACATCAACAACACCAACCCGATGCTGCTCGAGGACTCGCCGGAACGGCGCCACGTCGAGCGGTGCGGGATGGAAGTGGCCCACGACGGTCTCGAGGTGGAGGTCCCCGCACGATGA
- the pqqC gene encoding pyrroloquinoline-quinone synthase PqqC, with protein MTDTDAMTTGAPPEVDALVERLRAHSQSYHSAHPFHLRMNEGLLAPAQIRGWVANRYYYQEMIPRKDAAILANCPDPAVRRRWIRRITDHDGTADGEGGIEAWLRLGEACGLRREEIADHRHLVPGVRFAVDAYVTFARTRPWVEAVASSLTELFAPDLMAERLRAFEQRYTWIAPEGLAYFRNRLEQAPRDSEHALEVVLRYCRTLQDQDAAVAALSFKCDVLWSMMDAIDQAYGDRSRAG; from the coding sequence ATGACGGACACGGACGCGATGACGACGGGAGCGCCCCCCGAGGTCGACGCCCTCGTCGAGCGGCTGCGCGCGCACTCGCAGAGCTACCACAGCGCGCACCCGTTCCACCTGCGGATGAACGAGGGCCTGCTCGCTCCCGCCCAGATCCGCGGGTGGGTGGCCAACCGCTACTACTACCAGGAGATGATCCCGCGCAAGGACGCCGCGATCCTCGCCAACTGCCCGGACCCGGCGGTGCGCCGGCGCTGGATCCGCCGCATCACCGACCACGACGGCACCGCGGACGGCGAGGGCGGCATCGAGGCGTGGCTGCGCCTCGGCGAGGCCTGCGGGCTGCGGCGCGAGGAGATCGCCGACCACCGCCACCTCGTGCCGGGCGTGCGGTTCGCGGTGGACGCCTACGTCACGTTCGCCCGGACGCGGCCCTGGGTGGAGGCGGTCGCGTCGTCGCTGACCGAGCTGTTCGCGCCGGACCTGATGGCCGAGCGCCTCCGGGCGTTCGAGCAGCGCTACACCTGGATCGCACCGGAGGGCCTGGCCTACTTCCGCAACCGCCTGGAGCAGGCGCCCCGCGACTCCGAGCACGCCCTGGAGGTGGTGCTGCGGTACTGCCGGACCCTGCAGGACCAGGACGCGGCGGTGGCCGCGCTGTCGTTCAAGTGCGACGTCCTGTGGTCGATGATGGACGCGATCGACCAGGCGTACGGGGACCGGTCCCGTGCCGGGTGA
- the pqqD gene encoding pyrroloquinoline quinone biosynthesis peptide chaperone PqqD: MPGDVPPSGRPALARHVRMRFDPTRERHVLLGPESVIVLNPTGADILGLCDGRRTVSDVAAALRVRYERVVDDEVTAFLARLVTKRCVEISDG, encoded by the coding sequence GTGCCGGGTGACGTCCCGCCGTCGGGCCGCCCGGCGCTGGCGCGCCACGTCCGGATGCGGTTCGACCCGACCCGCGAGCGGCACGTGCTGCTGGGCCCGGAGTCGGTGATCGTGCTCAACCCGACCGGCGCCGACATCCTCGGCCTGTGCGACGGGCGGCGGACCGTGTCCGACGTCGCCGCGGCGCTGCGGGTCCGCTACGAGCGGGTGGTGGACGACGAGGTGACGGCGTTCCTCGCCCGGCTCGTCACGAAGCGATGTGTGGAGATCAGTGATGGATAG
- the pqqE gene encoding pyrroloquinoline quinone biosynthesis protein PqqE, producing MDRPFGLLAELTYRCPLACAYCSNPLELAAYDDELGTAEWQRVFTEAAAMGVLQCHLSGGEPLLRRDLVELVRTAADLGMYTNLVTSAIGLSRGRAEELKEAGLDHVQVSVQADEPATSDRIAGIPSFERKLRAAAVVKELGWPLTVNVVVHRQNIDRLAEIIALVEELDADRVELANTQYYGWAWRNRAALLPSRAQLAAAEDVVRAARERLAGRMEVLHVLADYYSAYPKPCMGGWAARQLTVAPNGDALPCPAAQTLPLPRASVREESLQRIWDDAPVFTAFRGTGWMSDPCRTCDRREIDFGGCRCQAFQLTGDAARTDPVCHLSPDHALVADAVEAANAGGRRHEEVLVPRPHRA from the coding sequence ATGGATAGGCCCTTCGGACTGCTGGCCGAGCTCACCTACCGCTGCCCGCTGGCCTGCGCCTACTGCTCGAACCCGCTCGAGCTCGCCGCCTACGACGACGAGCTGGGCACCGCCGAGTGGCAGCGCGTGTTCACCGAGGCCGCCGCGATGGGGGTGCTGCAGTGCCACCTCTCCGGCGGCGAGCCGCTGCTGCGCCGCGACCTCGTCGAGCTGGTGCGCACGGCCGCGGACCTCGGCATGTACACGAACCTGGTGACCAGTGCGATCGGGCTCTCGCGCGGCCGCGCGGAGGAGCTGAAGGAGGCCGGGCTCGACCACGTGCAGGTCAGCGTGCAGGCCGACGAGCCCGCCACCTCCGACCGCATCGCCGGCATCCCGTCGTTCGAGCGCAAGCTCCGGGCGGCCGCCGTGGTGAAGGAGCTCGGCTGGCCGCTGACGGTCAACGTGGTGGTGCACCGGCAGAACATCGACCGCCTCGCCGAGATCATCGCGCTGGTCGAGGAGCTCGACGCCGACCGCGTCGAGCTGGCCAACACCCAGTACTACGGCTGGGCGTGGCGCAACCGGGCGGCGCTGCTGCCCAGCCGCGCCCAGCTCGCCGCCGCCGAGGACGTCGTCCGCGCCGCGCGCGAGCGCCTGGCGGGCCGGATGGAGGTCCTGCACGTGCTGGCCGACTACTACAGCGCGTACCCCAAGCCCTGCATGGGCGGGTGGGCCGCGCGCCAGCTGACCGTGGCCCCCAACGGCGACGCGCTGCCCTGCCCGGCGGCGCAGACCCTGCCGCTGCCGCGGGCCAGCGTGCGGGAGGAGTCCCTGCAGCGGATCTGGGACGACGCCCCGGTGTTCACCGCGTTCCGCGGCACCGGCTGGATGAGCGACCCCTGCCGGACCTGCGACCGCCGCGAGATCGACTTCGGCGGGTGCCGCTGCCAGGCGTTCCAGCTCACCGGCGACGCCGCCCGCACCGATCCGGTGTGCCACCTCTCGCCCGACCACGCCCTCGTGGCCGACGCCGTCGAGGCGGCCAACGCGGGAGGCCGACGGCACGAGGAGGTGCTCGTCCCGCGTCCGCACCGCGCCTGA
- a CDS encoding sodium:calcium antiporter, whose protein sequence is MTSVFVFISGATLLVFSAEKLIGYLVGAASGLRVSLFLLAIVFTGIEFDDIFLGVALNLEDLSGVALGTVFGTAISLTGVVLAIAAILTPVRLQIPRDYVALLAGAPLVMIVFTLTAPLTLVDGVVLVALFVLFITYVAVRESQRAIPVFRNAEIYAGMVETGGGREDRAEGDPAEGEQAPGTSFADEMPFAEARRLPGWAGLALALLALTGLVVGAATTGIGVEGILEAYGIEGTLFGATIVTAVLTLEDVFLTVEPIRRGAPEVGIGNVIGSVVFSVTGKLGVIILAGGAIVVGPDVLTWHLTALIAVTGLAAYFLWTGRLQRWHGFVLLALYVAYWVLSFVVLGGPPIEVD, encoded by the coding sequence ATGACCTCCGTGTTCGTGTTCATCTCCGGCGCGACGCTGCTGGTGTTCAGCGCCGAGAAGCTGATCGGCTACCTCGTGGGGGCCGCGAGCGGCCTGCGGGTCTCGCTGTTCCTGCTCGCGATCGTCTTCACGGGCATCGAGTTCGACGACATCTTCCTCGGGGTCGCGCTGAACCTCGAGGACCTCAGCGGCGTCGCGCTGGGCACGGTCTTCGGCACGGCGATCTCGCTGACCGGGGTCGTGCTCGCGATCGCCGCGATCCTCACCCCGGTGCGGCTGCAGATCCCGCGCGACTACGTGGCGCTGCTGGCCGGAGCACCGCTGGTGATGATCGTGTTCACGCTGACGGCGCCGCTGACCCTCGTCGACGGCGTCGTGCTCGTCGCCCTGTTCGTGCTGTTCATCACCTACGTCGCGGTCCGGGAGTCCCAGCGGGCGATCCCGGTCTTCCGCAACGCCGAGATCTACGCGGGGATGGTGGAGACCGGCGGCGGGCGGGAGGACCGGGCGGAGGGGGACCCGGCGGAGGGGGAGCAGGCGCCGGGGACGTCGTTCGCCGACGAGATGCCCTTCGCCGAGGCGCGCAGGCTCCCCGGCTGGGCCGGGCTGGCGCTGGCGCTGCTCGCGCTCACCGGTCTCGTCGTCGGCGCGGCGACCACGGGCATCGGCGTCGAGGGGATCCTGGAGGCCTACGGGATCGAGGGCACGCTCTTCGGCGCCACGATCGTCACCGCCGTCCTGACCCTGGAGGACGTCTTCCTGACGGTGGAGCCCATCCGGAGGGGCGCGCCGGAGGTCGGGATCGGCAACGTCATCGGGAGCGTCGTCTTCTCGGTGACCGGGAAGCTCGGCGTCATCATCCTCGCGGGCGGCGCGATCGTCGTCGGTCCGGACGTGCTCACCTGGCACCTGACCGCGCTCATCGCGGTGACCGGTCTCGCGGCGTACTTCCTGTGGACCGGGCGGTTGCAGCGGTGGCACGGCTTCGTCCTGCTCGCGCTGTACGTCGCCTACTGGGTCCTGAGCTTCGTCGTGCTCGGGGGACCCCCGATCGAGGTCGACTAG
- a CDS encoding FKBP-type peptidyl-prolyl cis-trans isomerase: MAQQKPEVDPHDGPAPADLLVTDLVVGDGAEARAGQNVEVHYVGVAHSSGEEFDASWNRGSAFRFPLGAGRVIAGWDQGVVGMKVGGRRRLVIPPHMGYGDRGAGGAIKSGETLIFVVDLLGVS; encoded by the coding sequence GTGGCCCAGCAGAAGCCCGAGGTCGACCCGCACGACGGCCCGGCGCCCGCCGACCTGCTCGTCACCGACCTCGTCGTCGGCGACGGCGCCGAGGCCCGCGCGGGCCAGAACGTCGAGGTGCACTACGTCGGCGTCGCGCACAGCAGCGGCGAGGAGTTCGACGCCTCCTGGAACCGCGGCTCCGCGTTCCGCTTCCCCCTCGGCGCCGGCCGCGTCATCGCGGGCTGGGACCAGGGCGTCGTCGGCATGAAGGTCGGCGGACGCCGCCGGCTCGTCATCCCGCCGCACATGGGCTACGGCGACCGCGGCGCCGGCGGCGCGATCAAGAGCGGCGAGACGCTGATCTTCGTGGTCGACCTGCTCGGCGTCTCCTGA
- a CDS encoding metallophosphoesterase family protein, which produces MHLLILSDTHLPARARDLPAPVWDAVDAADVVIHAGDWISVAALDALEARARRLVGVHGNNDGDALRARLPEVARAELGGVRFAVVHETGSSKGREKRCSTAYPDADVLVFGHSHIPWDSTTASGLRLLNPGSPTDRRRQPTHTWMTAEVDGGILGAVTLHHLETPHRVER; this is translated from the coding sequence CTGCACCTCCTGATCCTCAGCGACACCCACCTCCCGGCGCGGGCGCGCGACCTGCCCGCGCCGGTGTGGGACGCCGTCGACGCCGCGGACGTGGTGATCCACGCCGGCGACTGGATCTCCGTGGCCGCCCTCGACGCGCTGGAGGCCCGCGCGCGGCGGCTCGTCGGCGTCCACGGCAACAACGACGGCGACGCCCTCCGCGCCCGGCTCCCCGAGGTGGCCCGCGCCGAGCTCGGCGGGGTCCGGTTCGCCGTCGTGCACGAGACCGGCTCGTCGAAGGGCCGGGAGAAGCGCTGCTCCACCGCCTACCCCGACGCCGACGTGCTCGTGTTCGGGCACAGCCACATCCCCTGGGACTCCACGACGGCGTCCGGGCTGCGGCTGCTCAACCCCGGCTCCCCCACCGACCGGCGCCGGCAGCCGACGCACACCTGGATGACGGCCGAGGTCGACGGTGGCATCCTCGGCGCGGTGACCCTGCACCACCTGGAGACCCCGCACCGCGTGGAGCGCTGA
- a CDS encoding DNA polymerase domain-containing protein — translation MAKEKAPKETREGVELSSLDGPLFDGSGATKRDLVDYLDAVSARILPGLAGRALSVVRVRPGQEPFMQKNVPKYAPDWIATTAAWAHASQREVHYALCDDRRTLLWFANQRAVEYHPTLMRAGDTVATQLVIDLDPPVDDDFAHVVAAAALVRRALADSGLAGALKTSGAKGVHVVVPLEPSAVDDAAAATRALAARAAALDPAVATTAYIKEDREGKVFVDSTRAGGATIVAAYSPRVRPGAPVSFPVAWDDLAGVHPTDFTIRTAPGLLGDADPWAAALPAPQALPADLVEQGHTIPVARVAAMHEGKRRARARRQ, via the coding sequence GTGGCGAAGGAGAAGGCGCCGAAGGAGACCCGCGAGGGCGTCGAGCTTAGCAGCCTCGACGGCCCTCTGTTCGACGGCTCCGGCGCCACCAAGCGCGACCTCGTCGACTACCTCGACGCCGTCTCCGCCCGGATCCTGCCCGGGCTCGCCGGGCGCGCGCTGTCGGTGGTGCGCGTGCGGCCGGGGCAGGAGCCGTTCATGCAGAAGAACGTCCCGAAGTACGCGCCCGACTGGATCGCCACCACGGCGGCGTGGGCGCACGCCTCGCAGCGCGAGGTCCACTACGCCCTGTGCGACGACCGCCGCACCCTGCTGTGGTTCGCCAACCAGCGCGCGGTCGAGTACCACCCGACGCTCATGCGGGCCGGGGACACCGTCGCGACGCAGCTCGTGATCGACCTCGACCCCCCGGTCGACGACGACTTCGCGCACGTCGTGGCCGCCGCCGCGCTCGTGCGGCGGGCGCTGGCCGACTCCGGGCTCGCGGGCGCGCTGAAGACGAGCGGTGCGAAGGGCGTGCACGTCGTCGTGCCGCTGGAGCCGTCCGCCGTCGACGACGCCGCCGCGGCCACCCGCGCGCTGGCCGCCCGGGCCGCGGCCCTCGACCCCGCCGTCGCGACCACCGCGTACATCAAGGAGGACCGGGAGGGGAAGGTCTTCGTCGACTCCACCCGGGCCGGGGGCGCCACGATCGTCGCGGCCTACAGCCCGCGCGTGCGGCCCGGGGCGCCCGTGTCGTTCCCGGTGGCCTGGGACGACCTCGCGGGCGTCCACCCCACCGACTTCACGATCCGCACCGCCCCCGGGCTGCTCGGCGACGCCGACCCGTGGGCCGCCGCGCTGCCCGCGCCGCAGGCGCTGCCCGCCGACCTCGTCGAGCAGGGCCACACCATCCCGGTCGCCCGCGTGGCCGCCATGCACGAGGGCAAGCGGCGGGCGCGGGCGCGCCGGCAGTGA
- a CDS encoding antibiotic biosynthesis monooxygenase family protein: MITEIADFAVLPDKQEQFADAVREGLALAAQSPGFRGARLTRSIETPTRFVLFIEWDSVEAHTVGFRESELFPQWRAIVGPFFDGPPTVEHVEELVAHPGD, encoded by the coding sequence ATGATCACCGAGATCGCCGACTTCGCCGTCCTCCCCGACAAGCAGGAGCAGTTCGCCGACGCCGTGCGCGAGGGCCTCGCGCTCGCCGCGCAGAGCCCCGGGTTCCGCGGCGCCCGCCTCACCCGCAGCATCGAGACGCCCACCCGGTTCGTGCTGTTCATCGAGTGGGACAGCGTCGAGGCGCACACCGTCGGCTTCCGCGAGTCCGAGCTGTTCCCGCAGTGGCGCGCGATCGTCGGCCCCTTCTTCGACGGCCCGCCGACGGTCGAGCACGTCGAGGAGCTCGTCGCGCATCCCGGGGACTGA